Genomic DNA from Theropithecus gelada isolate Dixy chromosome 1, Tgel_1.0, whole genome shotgun sequence:
gtattttttaaaaattgatgttcAGACTAATAGTTGCTTATTCAATATCATAGAATCTTCAGATTAAATCTGTTCTCTTATTGCTGTTCCCACATATACATGAATCACATAAGTTTTTTGCTTGATTCTGTGGAAAGGACAGAAGTAAAAAATGTGTAATGAAAGATGAACTATTATTTAAAGCAGTCATTCTTAACTAGGGGTGCACATTAGAATCCCCCCAGAACTGTTGCAAAATATGGATGTCTGTGTTTTACTACAAAGATTCTGAATCAGGACTGGGGCttagacatttaaatttttgaagaaatCTCCCCATGTGCTTCTGGGGGACATTGCTGATTAAAACCCACTGATTACAAAATGACTACAATTAGCCACTTAGTTGGGCAGTTCTGAATTTGAAAAGTGACTAGGTGGGATGCCACAAATACTCTGTACCTGTTGATATTAGTGCAACTGTTTCGTTACCTAATTGAATGGCAATGTCTTTGACTATCAGATCCATGGAAAACTCTgcatattttgtttgctttgtgaagCATACCTGAGGTGGTGGCAGCTTCAAGATTCCAACCAGAATACTGCCCCTGACGACTTGATCAGATATGCTAAGGAATGGGATTTCTATAGAATGTTTGCGGTTGCTGCTTTAGGTAAGGAGATGCCACGCTTTCCATTCTTAGTTAACTATTCTTACTTAACTAATCTGGTTAAAACTAAGACATGTAGTCTTAATCGTTGGTAAGAAGAGCTAGTTAATATGGGACTTGAGATGGAATTTTCAGCTCCACCACTACTAACCTACGAAGTGAGTATGTTTGAAtcacctgctttttaaaaatctgttacaACATATATGGTATGGAAATAGTTGTGCTTATCAGATTAGaaagtttcataaaatattttgaagcacaATATTGTTgataaaaattcttttatttttattattatatattttttgagacagggtctcactcttgcctaggctggagtgcagtggcacagttacagctcactgcagtcctgacctcctgggctcaagcaatcctcctgcctcagccccccaggtagctggaaccacagatatgcaccaccacaccatgcACCACctgcagctaatttttatattttttgttgagatgggggtctccatgttgcccaggctggtcttgaactcctgggctcaagcagtcctcccacctcagcctcccaataggattacaggtgtgagcccctgtgcctggccaataaaatTCTTAATGTTTAAGTTTTGATTATCCAGTCTGAAAGTTACCTAGGTCCTATCTTTATTAATAGAGATAATTGCCAGACATTACGCAATGTATTGTACTAATTCCATTATACTAATGCAGTGTATTTTATAGGGTTCGTTATTTTTTGTTACTTGTTACTTATCTGACTGCATGCAGGGAATTTGGCTACTTCTCAAAATTCCTTAAGTTCAGGAAGTGCTTTTCAGAATTTGACTTCATAAGTTATTGTTTTCCTATTGTCAGAATTGTGTTGAGCTAATTTCTGTGACTATTTTGTTGCTAGTTCCATGCTCCTCTGCTTCTCAACTCTTTGATTATAATGAAATCTTACTTTAGTAATACTGAGTCTCCAGTGCACTCCAATACCACATTTCTGgtctgtgtgtcttcttttgtcctctttttttctctatctgcCCTCGCTCTCTTGGTCATATAACCTGTCTGCTGAGAACTCTCAAATGTCCATCTCTAATCTAGATCTTTCTCCAGACCTCTAGACTCTGCATCCATCTGCCTTCTCAACATCACCACTTGGATATCTAATAAATCACCATACCCGTAATTAAGCTCCTCATCTCTCTGCCTCTACCACAGCCTCTCCCTTCTCAGTTGTAACTCCATTCTTTTAGTTGCATTAACCAGAAAGCCTTGCAGTCATCCCTGGTGCCTCTTTCTTTGATACCCCATAGTCAGGTCATCAGGAAATCTCGTTGGCTCCACCTTCAAAgtacttctacttttttttttttttttttttttgacatggagtctcactctgtcacccaggctggagtgcagtggcaccgtcttgactcactgcaacctctgcctcccgggttcaatctattctcctgccttagcctcccgagtagctgggattacaggcgtgcaccaccatgcctagctaatttttgtatttttagtagagacaggggttcaccatgttggtcaggctggttttgagcttctgacctcatgatccgcctgcctctgcctcccaaagtgctaggattacaggcataagccactgcgcccagccacactACTACTACTCTCCATTCCCTCCAGGGCTGCCACCCTGGTGTAGGCCACCCTCATCCTTCACCTACGTGACTACAGTAGCCACCTTGTATTTGCACGAACACAGAGTAGTCCTTTTCAAccaaatcagatcatgtcactgttGTGCTAGAACACAGTAGCTCCCCGTTGCACTCAGAGTGCAAGCTGAAGTCTTTACAGTGGGCCTTGTACTGGAATCTGCCCCTCCCAGTACGTCTCTCATTTTATCCACAGCTGTCGTCTCCCATGTCTACTCTGACCCTCCCCATCTAGTTAACTTGCTTCAGAAACACTGGAAAACTTCCACCTTAAGGCCTTTGAAGTGGCTCTTCCTGTGCCTGGAATGCCTGTCCCCCTAATGCCCAGATGTCTGACTCCTGCACACCCCTCAAGAGTTTGCTGAAATGACACTTTCTCAATTAAGTGTACCCTGATCAGTGCTACCACCTCCCCTGGCACTCCTGATCTCCTGTTCACGctctactttgtttttcttatggTACTTACCATTTAACATATCACAGAAGTTACTATCTTTTGTTAGTGCCTTTCTCCACTAACATATCAATTGAATGAGGTCAGAGCTCTTTGTTTTACTCACGGTTGTAGCTCAAGCACTTaggtgcctggcccatagtaggtgcttaataaatatttgctcagcCGATTGAATGAATTATTGCATACTACATTCATGTACGCACTCTAACTTGAGCAAGTCATCATCAGTTACACTCGgtgattattcattcattattcattattattcattcccttaataaatatttttaaaatacttattaggTGCCAGTTACTACTTTAGGTACTAGAGATATATCCAtggaaaatacatagaaaaatctcCGCATCCATTATTATTTAATTACTAAGGCTTATGACAGCTTAACCGCCATGATGTCCAGTCTATCgataattttatatacaatttgGACTTTGcggcaatttaaaatatttgaaatatacaaaagaatATGTTAGCCTTTTTATCTTATGAAGCATAATACTACTAAAAACATCCTTGAGCACATCATCTAGCCCAAGAATTAGAACCTAATatgattttaaactttaaagcaaagcctcttaaaatttttttttaatttttatttttttaagagtcaaggtcttgctctgtcaccaaggctagagtgcggtggcacagtcatagctcactgcagcctggagctcctgggctcaagggatccccctgcctccgtctcctgagtagctgggactacaggtacatgctactgtgcctggctaatttttaaaaaaaattatgtaacgACAgtatcttactctgttgcccaggttggtcttgatctcctgggctcaaacagtcctcccatatgggcctcccaaagtgctgagactgcaggcatcagccactgcttctggccctTCTTAAAATTTCTAAAGATAAACTGTTATATGTCCATATTTTGTATATAGTATTAAAAACCAGGCTTGTTTTTAAATGGGTTAGAATTCCTATAGCAACTACTCTGTAGTAGACGTTTTGATGCTTAATCAGAAGTTTCTTTCTACtgttacttaacttttttttatgtGTCTCAGTCTAATCCCTAATTAGACTGTATAGTCCAAAAGAAtttcttagctgggcatggtacctcacgcctgtaataccagcactttgggaggccaagacaggtggattgcttgagctcagaagttggaaaccagcctgggcaacatggcaatactctgtctctataaaaattacaaaacttagctgggcatggtggcatgtgcctgtagtcccagctacttgaggggcagagacaggaggatcacttgaacccaagagatcaaagctgcagtgagtcacgttcatgccactgcactcttgcctggacgacaaagtaagactctgtctcaaaaaaataaaagaatatcttacataaataaagcattttataatttaaaaactgcttttacaggaattatttaattttcacaatcaTCCTCTGAGGTAAGTAGGTAGGTTAGGGGTTCCCCCATCTATAGCTGCGGAAACATAGATGTATAGATTTTCCCGAAGCCTCACAGTGGGTCACTATCAGTGCTGAGACTGAGGAAAGTCTCCCGACCCCCTTCAGTGTTTTCCACACTGGGGTATTCTATAGGTAGGTAGCAGCTCCTACTGAACTGACCTGACTGATGAGAGCCTGAGGGCTGGTGTAGTTCCGTAAATCTCATAAATCCTACATTTAAAAGATGTGGAGGTTATCTAGTCTAGCTTGTCTGGTGCAAGAAATCTTTCCGTCTAGATTCCTGAGAGAGGTTGTAGCTTTGAATGTCTCCAGTGACAGGAGTCAACCTACCATTGTTAGATGGTTCTTGTTATTTGCTATTCATTCACTATGTATTCATTCaaggaattatttattatttttatccaaaATCCAAGCTTTACAATCTACCTGAGTAGATTCTTGTAGCTGACAagccttttagttattttgaaggGAGATAGCATGAAATACATCCTATTTCATGGAGGTTAACcatcctaaattatttttattgatccTAATCCACCTACATTTGGAACCTCTTTAGTTTGGTTTTATTAAGTTCAAAAAAGAGGATAGTTGTTTCTGCTGTAATATAATACATGTGTCCAGAGAAACCTAATTCTGCAGACACCTAAACTGCTAATAACATAGcttatatgggaaaaaaaaaaatgagggaccGGCCACTCAGAATGGATACAGTTGGGTAATCAGATGACTAACAATCCTAATAAAAATTACAGCACAGTTAAAAGAGATGTTAAATTCCTAGTTAGCAGAAGCTGAACAGATTGTGCTGTGTTCTGACCGTAGGGGACAGTGGAACTATTGCTGCTGCTACTCTGGACTCTGTCCTGTGAATACTTTCTGGAAGTGTAaggaattgcattttaaaatgtcgTTAAAATGAGTAAAGGAAGTCTCAATTAACaatattaggctgggcgcggtggctcaagcctgtaatcccagcactttgggaggccgagacggacggatcacgaggtcaggagatccagaccatcctggctaacacggtgaaaccccgtctctactaaaaaatacaaaaaactagccgggtgaggtggcgggcacctgtagtcccagttactcgggaggctgaggcaggagaatggcgtaaacccgggaggcggagcttgcagtgagccgagatccggccaccgcactccagcctgggcgacagagcgagactccgtctcaaaaacaaacaaacaaacaaaaacaatattaaaaatcatgTGGATAATAGGCACTTAAATAGTGGAAGAATGcacaaagaaaaatgtcttcCTGTGTTATCCCATTCTTAGGATGGGTCCCATCTTTCAGGCTGAAAAGCCACCATTCTCCTGTTTTATTCTTTGGAGAGCTCTTACACTGAAGATGTTTAAGCCGAATCTTACTTCCTTCAAGGAACTTCAGAAAGTTGATGATTACAATTCTTATGAGTTACTTTTTCTTCAGTGGATAATGTTTCTGAAATTATACCAGCAGGATCTGACACAAAAGccagaagtttattttaaaaaaaagaagaagaaaaagagattgtgATCTTGAGAAAGTATTTCTTATGAAGTCAGCTGCTAAGCTGTAATTTGGAACtgtggtttatttgtttttagggTGATATATTTTGGATGGGGACattcatacttttattttccatttcttctttagaACAGACTGCCTATTTTATTGGCATTTTTACCTTCCTGTGGGTAGAACGGCCCATGACGGCGAAAAAAAAGCCCAACTTCATTTTGCTGCTGAAAGCATTATTATTATCTAGCTACGGAAAACTCTTGCTGATTCCAGCTGTCATTTGGGAACATGACTACACACCTCTGTGCCTCAAACTCATTAAAGTATTTGTTCTAACATCAAATTTTCAGGCAATTAGAGGTATGTTTCTGTGTTTATTCTGCCTTCTCAGCTTTCAACCCATAAAAAGCTTAAAGCCTTGTTTCTAGGGTGCAGTTTTTATATAACCTGTTGAACACTGGAATTCTTCATCACATAGTGACAATACCTAACACTTCTATAGCAGATACTCAGTGTTTTGTTACATTTACCCATGTAatactttatagttttcaaaatgcTCTCATATGCATCATCTGTGTCCTGTGAGGTTAGTAGAACAGCCATTATTTGATTTTATGAATGAGCTCCTGGGACTCTgagggttaagtgacttgtccaaagttaCATGGCTGGGCAGTTATCAAGTCAGGAGAGAATGCTGAGTATCTGCCTCTCAATCCAGGACAATTTCTGCTATACCAGGAAGAGCAGCCCTGTGTGCCTTCATTTTACCCATATATTGTACACActgctattttatttacttttattttatttatttttttgagacagggtgtcactctgtcacccaggctagagtacagtgatatgatcacagctcactacagcctctacttcctgagctcaagtgatcctcccacctcagcctcctgaaaagctggccacaggtatatgccaccacaccccgctaattttttgtagacacagggtttcaacatgttgccagcctggtcttgaactcctgggttcgagcagtctgcccaccttggcctcccaaagtgctgggaacaggcatgagccactgtgcctggccgaattCCTCTTTTAAATGCACTTATTACCTGATACTTTTTATCAGAACGCTTGTCATCTTGCAAACTGTGACACTGGAagtatcatttttttgttgtcgttATTCTCTTATAGCcttagaattttttgttttctcctttgatATTCATGGGAATCTGCCACTTGATTTGAGGAGGAGGGGCTTAGTGTTTTGTTGTAAGCAGAGGCTTTGGTTCTCTAAATAAACATGTAGATGGAAAAGTGGGAGAAGGTAACAGCACAGattaataagaacaaaaatagatttttctaaaaaCAGCTTTACAGAACAATTCATACTACACCAAAATTCACATATCAATATCGTTTCATTAATTCTGGACTTATTGGCTGCCTTCTTTTTTCCAGTGACCCTCAACATCAACCGAAAGCTCTCCTTCTTGGCCATGGTGAGTGGCTTACTGCTGGAAAGCATCATGGTCTACTTCTTCCAGAGTATGGAATGGGATGTTGGAAGTGATTGTGCCATCTATAAATCTCAGGACTTCTGAAGAGGTACTGAAAGCATGTGGTGTTCATGCATTCAGACATATAGCCTTCTCAAATTAGACAGATGTCATTGTAAAAGAAGTCGGTGCCCTTACATAACCCATTCTCTAGCGTCTAATTGCCTCTAGGTCACCCTCATCTTCCTCGAGGACTTTAGTACATGGCTCCCAGGGGTCTTCTCTTTAGTTCCTTTTGTCACCCTCTGGGACATCAACATCCATGTTTTTGTTGCTTCTAGGGTCCTATCCTCACAATTTTTCTAACACCTCCACTCCCACCCATTCTACTAGGATTGTAGACTCTAAAACTGtctcctacccttcccagccattctccaccctcccttcccccatgCCAGCTTTTTGCTGCCTTTCTCACCTCTAGTCTCTTGACCTCTCACTTTCCTCTGCTTCTGACCCGCCTTGCCTCTTTTTTAACCACACCTGGAACCTGTAGGCTGCGTTGTGCTCTTC
This window encodes:
- the ARV1 gene encoding protein ARV1 isoform X1, with the translated sequence MGNGGRSGLQQGKGNVDGVAATPTAASASCQYRCIECNQEAKELYRDYNHGVLKITICKSCQKPVDKYIEYDPVIILINAILCKAQAYRHILFNTQINIHGKLCIFCLLCEAYLRWWQLQDSNQNTAPDDLIRYAKEWDFYRMFAVAALEQTAYFIGIFTFLWVERPMTAKKKPNFILLLKALLLSSYGKLLLIPAVIWEHDYTPLCLKLIKVFVLTSNFQAIRVTLNINRKLSFLAMVSGLLLESIMVYFFQSMEWDVGSDCAIYKSQDF
- the ARV1 gene encoding protein ARV1 isoform X2 encodes the protein MGNGGRSGLQQGKGNVDGVAATPTAASASCQYRCIECNQEAKELYRDYNHGVLKITICIHGKLCIFCLLCEAYLRWWQLQDSNQNTAPDDLIRYAKEWDFYRMFAVAALEQTAYFIGIFTFLWVERPMTAKKKPNFILLLKALLLSSYGKLLLIPAVIWEHDYTPLCLKLIKVFVLTSNFQAIRVTLNINRKLSFLAMVSGLLLESIMVYFFQSMEWDVGSDCAIYKSQDF